One segment of Bradyrhizobium sp. WD16 DNA contains the following:
- a CDS encoding IS630 family transposase (programmed frameshift), whose protein sequence is MAATEISVKKYVVRLSGEEREQLETLIRKGKSAAQKLLKARILLKADVSEAGEGWSDSRIIKAFDTSVSMVYRVRKQLVEEGFEAVLSRKQRATPGVARIFDGEKEAKLIALACSEPPKGRARWTLRLLEQKVVELHIVDRASDSTIGRAPKKNTLQPHRRQCWVIPPKANSAFVAAMEDVLAVYTRPRDPDYPLVCLDESSKQLLAETRMPIPMKRGRPARCDYEYKRNGTANLFMMFAPLEGWRHVKVTDRHTAVDYAHVLKDLADVHFAGAKTIVLIQDNLNIHSKASLYEAFPAPEARRLVERFEWHYTPKHGSWLDLAESELGVLSSQCLDRRIPDKQTLAEEIAAWEKDRNANHTKANWHFTTPNARIKLKHLYPSI, encoded by the exons ATGGCTGCGACGGAAATTTCGGTAAAGAAGTATGTTGTGCGGCTGAGCGGCGAGGAACGCGAACAGCTTGAAACGCTGATACGGAAGGGCAAGAGCGCAGCTCAAAAGCTGCTGAAGGCGCGAATATTGTTGAAGGCCGATGTCTCGGAAGCCGGCGAAGGTTGGAGTGACAGCCGGATCATTAAGGCGTTCGATACCAGCGTTTCCATGGTTTACCGAGTGCGGAAGCAACTGGTGGAAGAAGGCTTCGAGGCGGTATTGAGCCGTAAGCAGCGCGCAACACCGGGGGTTGCGCGGATTTTTGACGGTGAGAAGGAAGCCAAACTGATTGCCCTGGCTTGTTCCGAACCTCCCAAGGGACGCGCACGCTGGACCCTGCGGCTACTGGAGCAAAAAGTCGTAGAACTCCATATTGTTGATCGTGCCAGCGACTCGACGATCGGGCGGGCAC CTAAAAAAAACACTCTCCAGCCCCATCGCCGACAGTGCTGGGTCATCCCGCCGAAAGCCAATAGTGCGTTCGTAGCCGCCATGGAGGACGTGCTGGCCGTCTACACCCGGCCACGCGATCCCGACTACCCGCTGGTTTGCCTGGACGAGAGCTCAAAGCAACTCCTCGCCGAGACGCGCATGCCGATTCCGATGAAGCGTGGGCGCCCGGCTCGTTGCGATTACGAGTACAAACGCAACGGCACCGCCAATCTCTTCATGATGTTTGCTCCGCTCGAAGGCTGGCGCCATGTCAAAGTCACCGATCGCCATACCGCCGTGGATTATGCTCACGTCCTGAAGGACTTGGCCGATGTCCACTTCGCCGGCGCCAAGACCATCGTTCTGATCCAGGACAATCTCAACATCCACAGCAAGGCGTCACTCTATGAAGCCTTTCCGGCCCCTGAGGCCAGGCGGCTGGTCGAGCGCTTTGAATGGCATTACACACCAAAGCACGGCAGTTGGCTTGATCTCGCCGAGTCCGAACTCGGCGTCCTATCGTCCCAATGCCTCGATCGACGGATTCCCGACAAACAGACCCTCGCCGAGGAAATCGCCGCCTGGGAGAAAGACCGCAATGCCAACCACACCAAGGCAAACTGGCACTTCACAACTCCCAATGCTCGCATCAAACTCAAGCACCTTTACCCTTCAATCTGA
- a CDS encoding DUF1254 domain-containing protein yields MSSTSDKTGRIMKLVASVVSALSFVALSAIPLNAQQYKMQTPIPPGVAIPDKVETRLGTLNFFDGFPDDATVEKLYDNLDFQHAVQAYLLALAPVSQLANRKGVAELGPLNLTVPIFEDRMDSKSLFLTPNNNTPYTWFWLDLRDGPLVLEVPPNVLGLINDMWYNFITDVGFVGPDKGEGGKYLILPPGYDGEVPTGYFVVKPATFSVWVPWRSFLVNGDPKPGVDSVEKHTRIYRLKDAENPPKLNFVHVSGKAFSTLAPGDFPFWEYLNQVVQEEPTDTVDPVTLGRYASVGIQKGKPFAPDARMKKNSDRSRLGR; encoded by the coding sequence ATGAGTTCAACATCTGACAAGACGGGCCGCATCATGAAACTAGTGGCATCAGTGGTTTCTGCGCTGTCTTTCGTGGCGCTTTCGGCAATTCCGCTCAACGCTCAGCAATACAAGATGCAAACGCCGATACCGCCGGGCGTTGCAATTCCGGACAAGGTGGAGACCCGCCTCGGGACGCTGAACTTCTTCGACGGCTTTCCCGACGATGCGACCGTGGAAAAGCTCTACGACAATCTGGACTTCCAACACGCCGTCCAAGCCTACCTGTTGGCCCTGGCTCCAGTGAGCCAATTGGCAAATCGAAAGGGAGTCGCGGAACTGGGTCCGCTCAATCTAACGGTTCCGATCTTCGAGGATAGGATGGACTCGAAGTCGCTTTTTCTCACTCCGAACAACAACACGCCGTACACTTGGTTTTGGCTCGACCTGCGCGACGGGCCACTGGTGCTCGAAGTGCCACCCAATGTGCTCGGCCTCATCAACGACATGTGGTATAATTTTATTACTGATGTCGGGTTCGTTGGGCCGGACAAGGGTGAGGGCGGCAAGTACCTGATCCTGCCGCCCGGCTACGACGGCGAGGTGCCGACCGGATATTTTGTCGTGAAGCCGGCGACGTTCAGCGTCTGGGTTCCGTGGCGCTCGTTCTTGGTGAACGGTGATCCGAAGCCAGGCGTCGACTCGGTCGAAAAGCACACGCGAATCTATCGCCTGAAAGATGCTGAAAATCCCCCGAAACTCAATTTCGTGCATGTTTCCGGTAAAGCATTTAGCACGCTGGCGCCGGGAGATTTTCCCTTTTGGGAGTATCTGAATCAGGTTGTGCAGGAGGAGCCGACCGATACAGTTGACCCGGTCACCCTCGGCCGTTACGCGTCGGTCGGCATCCAGAAGGGTAAGCCCTTCGCGCCCGATGCACGGATGAAAAAAAATTCTGACCGAAGCCGCCTTGGTAGGTGA
- a CDS encoding DUF1214 domain-containing protein — MVGDATARTINSRLRIKESYYYPNSAWRTGFFGGYKFEENGARILDAYSAFFFYATGVTPAMDSKSVGEGSQYMAAFVDSQNKPLDGGKNYKLHLPPNIPVKQFWSVILYDNQTRSMLQTDQRWPAATSQNPKLLPNADGSVDIYFGPKAPAGKEDNWVQTIPGKGWNTLLRLYGPLQAWFDKTWRPGEIEPL, encoded by the coding sequence TTGGTAGGTGACGCCACCGCGCGTACAATCAATAGCCGGTTGCGGATCAAGGAAAGCTACTATTATCCCAACAGCGCGTGGCGAACGGGCTTTTTCGGCGGCTATAAATTCGAGGAAAACGGCGCGCGTATTCTCGACGCCTACTCGGCATTCTTCTTCTACGCGACCGGCGTGACACCGGCGATGGATTCGAAGTCAGTTGGCGAGGGATCGCAGTATATGGCCGCGTTCGTTGATAGCCAAAACAAGCCACTCGACGGCGGAAAAAACTACAAGCTGCACTTGCCGCCCAATATCCCAGTCAAGCAATTCTGGTCGGTCATCCTCTACGACAATCAGACCCGCTCTATGCTGCAGACCGACCAGCGTTGGCCAGCCGCAACCAGCCAGAACCCGAAACTCTTGCCGAACGCGGACGGGTCCGTGGACATCTATTTCGGGCCCAAGGCGCCGGCCGGCAAGGAGGACAACTGGGTTCAGACTATCCCCGGCAAAGGATGGAACACGCTCCTGCGCCTCTACGGCCCACTCCAGGCGTGGTTCGACAAAACTTGGCGGCCCGGCGAGATTGAGCCGCTGTAG
- a CDS encoding response regulator transcription factor yields MSELTILLVDDHPVVREGYRRLLERTPGYRVVAEADDATSAYQAYQRTKPDVVIMDLSLPGVGGIEALRHIRQWDRDARILIFTMHGGAGFALKAFEAGATGYVTKGSDAAELVRSVAVVAQGGRVLSNDVAREIAVERLAHPHSPLDELGPRESEILRLIASGWSAEEISASLHLSLKTVRNYHYQIKAKVGARTDAHLVWLAVRAGLIQADADAYLHRGDAAAVEQEH; encoded by the coding sequence ATGAGCGAACTCACCATCCTCCTGGTCGACGACCATCCCGTGGTGCGGGAGGGCTATCGCCGCCTGCTCGAGCGCACGCCGGGCTACCGCGTGGTGGCCGAGGCCGACGACGCCACGTCGGCATATCAGGCCTATCAGCGCACCAAACCCGATGTCGTGATCATGGACCTCTCGCTCCCGGGCGTTGGTGGGATCGAGGCCTTGCGCCACATCCGGCAATGGGATCGCGACGCCCGCATCCTGATCTTCACCATGCATGGCGGCGCCGGCTTCGCCCTCAAGGCGTTCGAGGCGGGCGCGACGGGCTACGTCACCAAGGGCAGCGATGCCGCCGAACTCGTCCGTTCCGTTGCGGTCGTCGCCCAGGGTGGTCGCGTGCTGAGCAACGACGTCGCCCGGGAGATCGCGGTGGAGCGCCTCGCCCACCCCCATTCGCCGCTGGACGAACTCGGCCCCCGCGAGAGCGAAATCCTGCGGCTGATCGCCTCGGGCTGGTCGGCCGAAGAAATTTCAGCCTCGCTGCATCTCAGCCTCAAGACCGTCCGCAACTATCACTACCAGATCAAGGCCAAGGTCGGCGCCCGCACCGACGCCCATCTGGTCTGGCTCGCGGTCCGCGCCGGCCTGATCCAGGCGGATGCGGACGCTTATCTGCATCGCGGTGACGCCGCGGCTGTAGAGCAGGAGCACTAG
- a CDS encoding histidine kinase, producing MNLFAHLVVRLAGVVLVCLTCTVGWVLFETHRSIEAGASASADRAAAAFANLYWRELLWRNGLGREHLVPIPNWETLATMRVIAPGVCITFAPNSEAPRRLCSQVETIGSAAPDWFKAAYDYLFGPSVPVERPLTTRQPHAGVVAAEVDAGAAVRQAWDQIKMVLSVAAMLASGIAILATFFIGQSLLPARTIIGGLRRLERGDYSYRLPPCRTAEFSHISRAVNDLTERLAETTAQRVALTNRLFQVQEDERRALARDLHDEFGQCLAAVGALATVIEMEAAATRPDLAKDAHAIADVTKRMTATLRGALARLRSQQVEELGLEASLAQLVAGWNMRSAPQATVHMKVVGDLAGLPEAISLNIYRIAQECLTNAVRHGKPRDVRLEIAREEAETGSVALSVEDDGGGNAAQLNAGSGYGILGIRERVAALGGSLLIGPAKRGIRVVARIPVMGAAQQPAPALAAMA from the coding sequence ATGAACCTGTTCGCTCATCTTGTCGTGCGGCTGGCCGGCGTCGTGCTGGTCTGCCTGACCTGCACCGTCGGCTGGGTGCTGTTCGAGACGCACCGCAGCATCGAAGCCGGCGCCTCGGCCTCCGCCGATCGGGCTGCCGCCGCCTTCGCCAACCTCTACTGGCGCGAATTGCTGTGGCGCAACGGGCTCGGCCGGGAACACCTGGTCCCCATTCCCAACTGGGAGACATTGGCGACCATGCGGGTGATCGCACCGGGCGTATGCATCACCTTCGCCCCAAACAGCGAGGCGCCGAGGCGGTTGTGCAGTCAAGTGGAGACCATCGGCAGTGCCGCGCCGGACTGGTTCAAGGCCGCCTATGACTATCTCTTCGGCCCCTCTGTACCGGTCGAGCGCCCCTTGACGACGCGGCAGCCTCACGCCGGCGTGGTCGCCGCCGAGGTCGACGCCGGCGCCGCGGTGCGTCAGGCTTGGGATCAGATCAAGATGGTGCTCAGCGTCGCCGCGATGCTCGCGTCGGGAATCGCCATCCTCGCCACCTTCTTCATCGGTCAGTCGTTGCTGCCGGCCCGCACCATCATCGGCGGCCTGCGCCGGCTGGAGCGCGGCGATTACAGTTATCGCCTGCCGCCCTGCCGCACCGCGGAATTCAGCCACATTTCCCGCGCGGTGAACGATCTTACCGAACGCCTGGCCGAAACGACGGCGCAACGCGTGGCGCTGACCAACCGCCTGTTCCAGGTCCAGGAGGATGAGCGCCGCGCACTGGCGCGGGATCTCCACGATGAATTCGGCCAGTGCCTCGCGGCGGTGGGGGCCCTCGCCACCGTGATCGAGATGGAGGCCGCGGCGACGCGACCCGATCTCGCCAAGGACGCCCACGCCATCGCCGACGTCACCAAGCGCATGACGGCCACCCTGCGCGGCGCGCTGGCCCGGCTCCGTTCGCAGCAGGTCGAAGAATTGGGGCTCGAGGCGAGCCTCGCCCAGCTCGTTGCCGGCTGGAACATGCGCAGCGCGCCGCAGGCTACCGTCCACATGAAAGTGGTCGGCGATCTCGCCGGCCTGCCCGAAGCGATCTCGCTGAACATCTACCGCATCGCCCAGGAATGCCTGACCAATGCGGTGCGCCACGGAAAGCCGCGCGACGTCCGCCTCGAGATCGCGCGCGAGGAAGCAGAGACCGGCAGCGTCGCGCTGAGCGTCGAGGACGACGGCGGCGGCAACGCGGCTCAGCTCAACGCCGGATCGGGCTACGGCATTCTCGGCATCCGCGAGCGCGTGGCGGCGCTCGGCGGCAGCCTGCTGATCGGCCCGGCGAAGCGCGGCATCCGCGTCGTCGCCCGCATTCCGGTGATGGGCGCCGCGCAGCAGCCTGCGCCCGCCCTGGCGGCCATGGCATGA
- a CDS encoding MotA/TolQ/ExbB proton channel family protein, with the protein MSERKIELPGRDPLPLWLIFTGVSVFAFILLWYFGLIARMVAGDRTYISSVIAVLYVATSLHCLWRILAVAHEGDAAVRTAQSITQDHGRILKARSTETLPPGLVAGHVRDLIAKAAAQGASRLDQTLLLRVLAARLRGSNQFGDFASDTLMKLGLLGTIIGFIMMLAPIAGLDTENKEAVRSSMSLMSDGMAVAMYTTLAGLVGSILLKIQYAMLDSATTNIFAFAVDLTEVHVVSLLDSRAAAE; encoded by the coding sequence ATGAGCGAGCGCAAAATTGAACTGCCGGGGCGCGATCCGCTGCCGCTCTGGCTGATCTTCACCGGAGTCAGCGTCTTCGCCTTCATTCTATTGTGGTATTTCGGCCTGATCGCGCGGATGGTCGCGGGCGACCGCACCTACATCTCTTCGGTCATCGCCGTGCTCTACGTCGCCACCAGCCTGCATTGCCTGTGGCGCATCCTCGCGGTAGCGCATGAGGGCGATGCGGCCGTGCGCACCGCACAAAGCATTACCCAGGACCACGGCAGGATCTTGAAAGCCCGCAGCACGGAGACGCTGCCGCCGGGGCTCGTTGCCGGCCATGTGCGCGATCTCATCGCCAAGGCCGCAGCGCAGGGCGCCTCGCGGCTCGATCAGACGCTGCTGCTGCGCGTGCTCGCCGCGAGGCTGCGCGGCTCAAACCAGTTCGGCGATTTCGCCAGCGACACCCTGATGAAGCTCGGCCTGCTCGGCACGATCATCGGCTTCATCATGATGTTGGCGCCGATCGCCGGGCTCGACACCGAGAACAAGGAGGCGGTCCGCTCGTCAATGTCGCTGATGAGCGACGGCATGGCGGTCGCGATGTATACGACGCTTGCCGGATTGGTGGGGTCCATCCTTCTCAAGATCCAGTACGCGATGCTGGATAGCGCGACGACGAACATCTTCGCCTTCGCCGTCGATCTCACCGAGGTCCATGTGGTCTCGCTGCTGGACAGCCGGGCGGCTGCCGAATGA
- a CDS encoding MFS transporter, with the protein MLNGIGAPLRIAVFRRIWLASLSSNLGLMIHGVGAAWAMTQMTSSADMVALVQTALMAPVMLLSVTAGAIADMFDRRLVGLCALTIGLSSASTLSILTHFGLLTPNLILAFTFLIGSGMALFGPSWQASVSEQVPTETLPAAVALNGISYNMARSFGPALGGVIVATAGAVAAFICNAFLYVPLIVALLLWRRKVEPSRLPPERLSRAIISGVRYVVHSPALRVVLWRTLATGIGGTSLLGLMALIARDLLGGGAQTFGIILGAFGMGAVVGALNVGTVRKLFSSEGAIRACLLTMGLGIGAVSLSRSPVLTAAALVIAGAGWTLSITLFNVHIQLAAPRWVAGRALAIFQAAISGGVAIGSWLWGRAADAIGTDHALMLSAAVMLASPVLGLWLRLPDREGRDEGALDPLADPEVHLPITSRSGPIVIEIEYRVDPERARAFYTLLQDVQLSRQRNGAYGWSVARDLANPEIWIERYHCPTWTDYLRQRNRPTQSERALHRQAIDFHMGPEPIRIRRMLERPFGSVRWKDDTPDRTPDTVLPVQTTVTSGT; encoded by the coding sequence GTGCTCAACGGTATCGGCGCTCCGCTGCGCATCGCCGTCTTTCGCCGGATCTGGCTCGCCAGCCTGTCGTCCAATCTCGGCCTGATGATCCACGGCGTCGGTGCCGCCTGGGCCATGACCCAGATGACCTCGTCGGCCGACATGGTCGCCCTGGTGCAGACCGCGCTGATGGCGCCGGTGATGCTGCTCTCGGTCACCGCCGGCGCGATCGCCGACATGTTCGACCGTCGCCTGGTCGGACTGTGCGCCCTCACCATCGGGCTCTCCAGCGCCTCTACCTTGTCGATCCTGACCCATTTCGGGCTGCTGACGCCGAACCTGATCCTCGCCTTCACTTTCCTGATCGGCAGCGGCATGGCGCTGTTCGGACCGTCCTGGCAGGCCTCGGTGAGCGAACAGGTGCCGACCGAGACGCTGCCGGCGGCGGTGGCGCTGAACGGCATCAGCTACAACATGGCGCGCAGTTTCGGCCCGGCGCTGGGCGGCGTCATCGTCGCCACTGCCGGCGCGGTCGCCGCTTTCATCTGCAACGCCTTCCTCTACGTCCCGCTGATCGTCGCGCTGTTGCTGTGGCGCCGCAAGGTCGAGCCGTCGCGACTGCCGCCGGAGCGGCTGTCGCGCGCCATCATCTCGGGCGTTCGCTATGTCGTGCATTCGCCGGCACTGCGCGTCGTGCTGTGGCGAACGCTGGCCACCGGCATCGGCGGCACTTCGCTGCTCGGCCTGATGGCGCTGATCGCCCGCGACCTGCTCGGCGGCGGCGCCCAGACCTTCGGCATCATCCTCGGCGCCTTCGGTATGGGCGCAGTGGTCGGCGCCCTCAATGTCGGCACCGTGCGCAAGCTGTTTTCGAGCGAAGGGGCGATCCGGGCCTGCCTTCTGACCATGGGGCTCGGCATCGGCGCGGTGTCGCTGAGCCGCAGTCCGGTGCTCACCGCAGCGGCGCTGGTGATCGCCGGTGCCGGGTGGACACTGTCGATCACGCTCTTCAACGTCCACATCCAGCTCGCCGCACCACGCTGGGTGGCAGGACGGGCGCTGGCCATCTTCCAGGCGGCGATTTCCGGCGGCGTCGCCATCGGCAGCTGGCTGTGGGGCCGCGCCGCCGACGCCATCGGCACCGATCACGCCCTGATGCTCTCGGCGGCAGTAATGCTCGCCTCCCCCGTGCTCGGCCTCTGGCTGCGGCTGCCCGACCGCGAGGGCCGCGACGAGGGCGCCCTCGATCCCCTCGCCGACCCGGAGGTGCACCTGCCGATCACCTCGCGCTCGGGCCCGATCGTCATCGAGATCGAATACCGCGTCGACCCGGAGCGGGCACGCGCGTTTTATACACTGCTTCAGGACGTCCAGCTCAGCCGGCAGCGCAACGGCGCCTATGGCTGGTCGGTGGCGCGCGACCTCGCCAATCCCGAGATCTGGATCGAGCGCTATCATTGCCCGACCTGGACCGACTATCTGCGCCAGCGCAACCGTCCGACCCAGTCGGAACGGGCGCTCCACCGCCAGGCCATCGACTTCCACATGGGTCCCGAGCCGATCCGCATCCGGCGCATGCTGGAACGGCCGTTCGGCTCGGTACGCTGGAAGGACGACACGCCCGACCGCACACCGGACACCGTGCTGCCGGTGCAGACGACGGTCACCAGCGGAACGTGA
- the pncA gene encoding bifunctional nicotinamidase/pyrazinamidase: protein MVTAFSIDDRDILLVIDIQNDFCPGGNLPVPRGDEVVPVINRLAKAFRHVVLTQDWHPPGHTSFASSHPGKAPYETIELDYGTQVLWPDHCVQGTSGAGLHSDLSIPHAELVLRKGYHSGIDSYSVFFENDRRTPTGLTGYLRERGISRVFSVGLAFDFCVRYSAEDARRQGFEAIVIEDACRGIDVAGSMAATRESFAALGVRCTTAAKIPAGTIPT, encoded by the coding sequence CTGGTGACCGCCTTCTCCATCGACGATCGGGACATTCTGCTGGTGATCGACATCCAGAACGATTTCTGCCCGGGCGGCAACCTGCCGGTACCCCGCGGCGATGAGGTGGTGCCAGTCATCAATCGCCTCGCCAAGGCCTTCCGCCACGTGGTTCTGACCCAGGACTGGCACCCGCCCGGCCACACCTCGTTCGCGTCCTCACACCCCGGCAAGGCGCCTTACGAGACCATCGAACTCGACTACGGCACCCAGGTGCTGTGGCCGGACCACTGCGTCCAGGGCACATCCGGCGCCGGTTTGCACAGCGATCTTTCGATCCCCCATGCCGAGCTGGTGCTGCGCAAGGGCTACCACTCGGGGATCGATTCCTACTCGGTGTTTTTCGAGAATGACCGCCGGACACCGACCGGACTCACCGGGTATCTGCGGGAGCGCGGCATCAGCCGCGTGTTCAGCGTCGGCCTCGCCTTCGACTTCTGCGTCCGCTACTCGGCGGAAGACGCCCGCAGGCAGGGCTTCGAGGCCATCGTGATCGAGGACGCCTGCCGTGGCATCGATGTCGCCGGCTCGATGGCCGCGACGCGCGAAAGCTTCGCCGCGCTCGGCGTTCGCTGTACGACGGCGGCCAAGATCCCTGCCGGAACGATCCCGACCTGA
- a CDS encoding nicotinate phosphoribosyltransferase has protein sequence MDPLTSPLLTDLYQLNMCQAYLDHGETDTAVFEFFVRKLPERRGFLIAAGLEQALDYLAQLRFSPAEIEWLASTGRFSRALLDHLAAFQFAGDVHAVPEGRVVFANEPILRVTAPLPEAQLVETRLLNILHFQSLIAAKAARMVLAAPGKLLVDFGLRRAHGADAGLMAARASYIAGFAGTATVLAEQQFGIPSFGTMAHSFIQAHDNESIAFERFAHSRPQNLTLLLDTYDTETAARAVVALAPRLAAEGIHVRAVRLDSGDLLALSKSVRAILNAGGLAGVTIFASGGLDEDNIGAMLQAGAPIDGFGIGTSLTTSSDVAALDCAYKLQEYAGLPRRKRSSGKATWPGRKQVFRRYMADGRMAGDIVALEGDREDGEPLVELVMRDGRRVGDRPPLAEIRARAVRDIERLPAPLRALRPDACYPVEISDTLVRLAAEVDERLAQHASTVW, from the coding sequence ATGGATCCTCTGACAAGCCCTCTCCTCACCGACCTCTACCAGCTCAACATGTGCCAGGCCTACCTGGATCATGGCGAGACCGACACCGCCGTCTTCGAATTCTTCGTCCGCAAGCTGCCTGAACGCCGCGGCTTCCTGATCGCCGCCGGGTTAGAACAGGCGCTCGATTACCTGGCACAGCTGCGCTTTTCGCCCGCCGAGATCGAATGGCTCGCCAGCACGGGCCGCTTCAGCCGCGCTCTGCTGGATCACCTCGCCGCCTTTCAATTCGCCGGTGACGTCCACGCTGTGCCGGAAGGCCGCGTCGTCTTCGCCAACGAGCCGATCCTGCGGGTCACCGCGCCTTTGCCGGAGGCGCAACTGGTCGAGACCCGGCTGCTGAACATTCTGCACTTCCAGTCGCTGATCGCCGCCAAAGCCGCGCGCATGGTGCTCGCTGCACCGGGCAAGCTGCTCGTCGACTTCGGTCTGCGCCGCGCCCATGGCGCCGATGCCGGCTTGATGGCGGCCCGCGCCAGCTACATCGCCGGTTTTGCCGGAACCGCGACGGTGCTGGCCGAACAACAGTTCGGCATCCCGAGCTTCGGCACCATGGCGCATTCCTTCATCCAGGCTCACGACAACGAGAGCATCGCGTTCGAGCGCTTCGCACATTCGCGACCGCAGAATCTGACACTGCTGCTCGACACCTACGATACCGAGACGGCGGCGCGGGCCGTCGTTGCGCTGGCACCGCGCCTTGCCGCCGAGGGCATCCATGTCCGCGCGGTACGGCTGGACAGCGGCGACCTCCTCGCGCTGTCGAAAAGCGTGCGCGCCATTCTCAATGCCGGCGGTCTCGCCGGGGTGACGATCTTCGCCAGCGGCGGCCTCGACGAGGACAATATCGGCGCAATGCTCCAGGCCGGCGCGCCGATCGACGGTTTCGGCATCGGCACCAGCCTGACGACCTCCTCGGATGTCGCGGCGCTCGATTGCGCCTACAAGCTTCAGGAATATGCCGGGCTGCCGCGCCGCAAGCGCTCGAGCGGCAAGGCGACCTGGCCCGGACGCAAACAGGTCTTTCGTCGCTACATGGCCGACGGCCGCATGGCCGGCGACATCGTCGCGCTCGAAGGCGACCGCGAGGACGGCGAGCCCCTGGTCGAACTGGTGATGAGGGATGGACGGCGCGTCGGCGACAGGCCTCCGCTCGCCGAAATCAGGGCGCGGGCCGTGCGGGATATCGAGCGCCTGCCAGCACCGCTGCGCGCGCTCCGGCCGGACGCCTGCTATCCGGTCGAGATTTCCGATACACTGGTACGGCTGGCGGCCGAGGTCGACGAGCGGCTGGCGCAACACGCGAGCACAGTCTGGTGA
- a CDS encoding CapA family protein, translating into MAEPVKLFLCGDVMLGRGVDQALPHPCAPDLHEPAMDSALDYLGLAEQAHGPLSLPLDFASVWGVMRDELTIAAPDARIINLETSITRSDDYEPKGINYRMSPENAACLAAAGIDCCVLANNHVLDWGTAGLRDTLATLDRLQIKTAGAGRDMAQARAPAMLQLGGKCRLLLFAYAAASSGVPRRWRATNDRPGVNLLPDLSVATADAIADHVTAERRPDDIVVVSLHWGPNWGYNIEAEHRQFAHALIDRGNISVLHGHSSHHAKAIEVYRNRLILYGCGDFLNDYEGISGFEAFRGDLALMYLATIDPDSADLAGLTIVPLQIRRFQLIHAAPADVDWVCRKLDGECARFGAHVGLRPDRRLDLSWPRPKGALPQSRT; encoded by the coding sequence ATGGCGGAACCCGTCAAACTCTTTCTGTGCGGCGACGTGATGCTCGGGAGAGGCGTCGATCAGGCGCTGCCTCATCCCTGCGCGCCCGACCTCCATGAACCGGCGATGGATTCCGCGCTCGACTATCTGGGCCTCGCCGAACAGGCCCACGGTCCGCTATCGCTGCCGCTGGACTTCGCCTCTGTCTGGGGCGTCATGCGCGATGAACTGACCATCGCCGCACCGGATGCACGCATCATCAACCTCGAGACCAGCATTACCCGCAGCGACGATTACGAGCCCAAGGGCATCAACTACCGCATGAGCCCGGAAAACGCCGCCTGCCTCGCCGCCGCCGGCATCGACTGCTGCGTGCTGGCCAACAATCACGTCCTCGACTGGGGGACGGCCGGACTGCGCGACACGCTGGCGACGCTGGACCGGCTGCAGATCAAGACGGCAGGAGCCGGCCGGGACATGGCCCAGGCCCGCGCCCCGGCCATGCTGCAACTCGGCGGCAAATGCCGGCTGCTCCTGTTCGCCTATGCGGCGGCGTCGAGCGGCGTTCCGCGCCGATGGCGCGCGACCAACGATCGGCCCGGCGTCAATCTGCTGCCGGATCTCTCCGTCGCGACCGCCGACGCGATCGCTGACCATGTCACTGCCGAGCGACGGCCCGACGACATTGTCGTCGTCTCGCTGCATTGGGGACCGAACTGGGGCTACAATATCGAAGCGGAGCACCGGCAGTTCGCCCATGCGCTGATCGACCGCGGGAACATCTCCGTCCTGCACGGCCATTCCTCCCATCACGCCAAGGCCATCGAGGTCTACCGAAACCGGCTGATCCTGTACGGATGCGGCGACTTCCTCAACGATTACGAGGGCATCAGCGGCTTTGAAGCGTTTCGTGGCGATCTTGCTCTGATGTATCTGGCCACAATCGACCCTGACAGCGCCGACCTCGCCGGATTGACTATTGTCCCGCTGCAGATCCGGCGGTTTCAGCTGATCCACGCCGCGCCTGCCGATGTGGACTGGGTGTGCCGAAAGCTGGACGGGGAATGCGCAAGGTTCGGCGCCCATGTCGGGCTGCGGCCGGACAGGCGCCTTGATCTGTCCTGGCCGCGCCCGAAAGGAGCGCTGCCACAATCCCGGACTTGA